The Gammaproteobacteria bacterium genome has a segment encoding these proteins:
- a CDS encoding NUDIX domain-containing protein yields MARGRRKVLSCGAVVLRQTPQGWRFLLLRAFNHWDFPKGLVEEDEEPKQAALREVCEETTLDDLVFPWGEEYFETGPYSRGKVARYYLAETRRTDVAILPNPKTGSAEHMEFRWCSLAEARRLAAPRVREVIGWAATKIDTAAASAE; encoded by the coding sequence ATGGCGAGGGGGCGTCGCAAAGTCCTGTCTTGTGGCGCGGTGGTCCTGCGGCAGACGCCGCAGGGCTGGCGATTCCTGTTGCTGCGTGCCTTCAACCACTGGGATTTCCCGAAAGGGCTGGTGGAGGAGGACGAAGAGCCGAAACAGGCGGCGCTGCGCGAGGTGTGCGAGGAAACCACACTCGATGATCTCGTCTTTCCCTGGGGCGAGGAGTATTTCGAGACCGGCCCCTACAGCCGCGGCAAGGTCGCGCGGTACTACCTGGCCGAGACCCGCCGCACGGATGTCGCCATCCTGCCGAATCCAAAGACCGGCAGTGCCGAGCACATGGAATTCCGTTGGTGCTCGCTCGCGGAGGCCCGCCGGCTCGCGGCACCGCGCGTCCGGGAGGTGATCGGCTGGGCAGCGACGAAAATCGACACCGCCGCAGCCTCAGCCGAGTAA
- a CDS encoding ABC transporter permease gives MNAWSFALRALVRDLRSGELTVLVAAITVAVTAITAVGFFTDRVGGVIRAQASAILAADLVLRSPAPIESAFLDEAQSLGLRTAEAVAFPSVVLTGEEQSSLATIEGVTEGYPLRGELKISTEMFGATTVASGIPALGEAWAEPGLLGKLGAEVGAVVQVGTRDLKITRVLEYQPDQNPGFANLAPSLLVNIADVALMDVLRPGSRVTFRQLFAGEGAALREFRQRIAPRLDSETAIRDQKDAGEQINEAIDRAQRFLALASLVTVVLAAVATAMAARLYAFRHLDTVALMKSLGATQSFIERSTLAQLAAIILGTTLAGSALGFGAQAVLARLSEGVLDMELPLPTVRPAWLGALTSATVALGFALPHLWQLRRTSPIRVLRRDLPPPALSTVATYALAAAALAGMIYAIVRDLALVGVVAGGLAGLALIAGAAGWGLVALVTRFRGAAGVAWRYGLANISRRGAESIVQIVGFGLGLMVLLLLTVVRGDLLEAWRRTIPPDAPNYFLINIAPATWPEMSRFIREKIGSEPTSLPFIRGRLTAIDGRPVADMTFADRQGANFVRREQNITWTGALPESNRIVSGEWWGESHEGAPQISIEEDVARGLGVQVGDSMSFNVGGEEFVAPVTSIRRIEWESFAPNFYLMLSPGLAAELPQTYIASFHVPPERRRLLNELVRAFPGVTVFDLEAILAQVRMVVDRASLAVQYVFLFTLLAGVMVLLAAVQVTRDERRFESAILHALGADRRTILQGVAVEFTALGGLAGALGALGATVIGLVLAQRVFDLDYVVSPILWPAGLLVGSVLVGLTGTLATRKAVNEPPVSVLRDA, from the coding sequence ATGAACGCCTGGTCGTTCGCGCTGCGCGCCCTCGTTCGCGACCTGCGCTCGGGCGAGCTTACCGTGCTGGTGGCGGCGATCACGGTGGCGGTTACCGCGATTACCGCGGTCGGCTTCTTCACCGATCGCGTCGGCGGGGTGATCCGCGCGCAGGCCAGCGCGATCCTCGCTGCCGACCTCGTTTTGCGGTCGCCGGCGCCGATTGAGTCGGCTTTTCTGGACGAGGCGCAATCGCTCGGGCTGCGCACGGCCGAGGCGGTCGCGTTTCCCTCCGTGGTGCTCACCGGCGAGGAGCAAAGCTCGCTCGCGACCATCGAGGGCGTCACCGAGGGCTATCCCTTGCGCGGCGAACTCAAGATCTCCACCGAGATGTTCGGCGCGACGACGGTCGCCAGCGGCATTCCGGCGCTCGGTGAGGCCTGGGCAGAGCCCGGGCTGCTCGGCAAGCTCGGCGCGGAAGTCGGTGCCGTGGTGCAGGTGGGCACGCGTGACCTGAAGATCACCCGTGTGCTCGAGTACCAGCCGGACCAGAATCCGGGCTTCGCGAATCTCGCGCCGTCGCTGCTCGTCAACATCGCCGATGTCGCGCTCATGGACGTGCTGCGACCCGGCAGCCGCGTGACCTTCCGGCAGCTCTTCGCGGGCGAGGGTGCGGCGTTACGCGAGTTCCGCCAGCGCATTGCACCGCGCCTCGACAGCGAAACCGCAATTCGCGACCAGAAGGATGCCGGCGAGCAGATCAACGAGGCGATCGATCGCGCGCAACGCTTCCTTGCGCTCGCCTCGCTCGTCACGGTGGTGCTGGCCGCGGTCGCCACGGCCATGGCGGCGCGGCTGTACGCATTCCGCCACCTCGATACGGTCGCCTTGATGAAAAGTCTCGGCGCCACGCAGTCCTTCATCGAGCGCAGCACGCTCGCACAGCTTGCCGCGATCATCCTCGGCACCACGCTCGCCGGTTCGGCGCTCGGCTTCGGAGCCCAGGCGGTGCTCGCGCGGCTGTCCGAGGGGGTGCTCGACATGGAGTTGCCGCTGCCGACGGTCAGGCCGGCCTGGCTCGGCGCACTGACTTCGGCGACGGTGGCGCTCGGTTTTGCACTGCCGCACCTGTGGCAGCTCAGGCGCACTTCTCCGATCCGCGTGCTGCGCCGCGATCTGCCGCCGCCGGCGCTGTCCACGGTCGCGACCTACGCGCTCGCCGCCGCCGCACTGGCCGGCATGATCTACGCGATCGTCCGCGACCTGGCCCTGGTGGGCGTCGTGGCCGGCGGCCTCGCCGGCCTGGCGTTGATCGCAGGTGCCGCAGGCTGGGGGCTGGTGGCGCTGGTCACGCGTTTTCGCGGAGCGGCGGGCGTCGCCTGGCGCTACGGGCTTGCGAACATCTCGCGGCGCGGCGCGGAGAGCATCGTGCAGATCGTCGGGTTTGGCCTGGGGCTGATGGTGCTGCTGCTGCTCACGGTGGTGCGCGGCGACCTGCTGGAGGCGTGGCGGCGCACGATTCCTCCGGACGCGCCGAATTACTTCCTCATCAACATCGCCCCGGCGACCTGGCCCGAGATGTCGCGCTTCATCCGCGAGAAAATCGGCAGCGAGCCCACATCCCTGCCGTTCATCCGCGGGCGACTCACGGCGATCGACGGTCGGCCGGTGGCCGACATGACCTTCGCCGACCGGCAGGGCGCCAATTTCGTGCGCCGCGAACAGAACATCACCTGGACCGGAGCGCTCCCGGAGAGCAATCGTATCGTCAGCGGCGAGTGGTGGGGTGAAAGCCACGAGGGCGCGCCGCAGATTTCGATCGAGGAGGACGTGGCTCGCGGGCTCGGCGTGCAGGTCGGCGACAGCATGTCGTTCAACGTCGGCGGCGAGGAGTTCGTTGCGCCCGTCACGAGTATCCGCCGCATCGAGTGGGAGTCGTTCGCCCCGAACTTCTACCTGATGCTCTCGCCCGGGCTGGCTGCCGAACTGCCGCAGACCTACATTGCGAGTTTTCACGTACCGCCCGAGAGGCGACGGCTGCTGAACGAGCTGGTGCGCGCCTTTCCGGGTGTAACCGTCTTCGACCTGGAGGCGATCCTCGCTCAGGTGCGCATGGTGGTGGACCGCGCCTCGCTGGCCGTGCAGTACGTGTTCCTGTTCACGCTGCTCGCGGGCGTCATGGTGTTGCTCGCCGCGGTTCAGGTGACGCGCGACGAGCGGCGTTTCGAAAGCGCGATCCTGCACGCGCTGGGCGCCGATCGCCGCACCATCCTGCAAGGGGTAGCCGTGGAGTTCACGGCACTCGGGGGCCTGGCCGGCGCGCTCGGTGCACTCGGCGCGACCGTCATCGGCCTGGTGCTGGCGCAACGCGTGTTCGACCTCGATTATGTCGTGAGCCCGATCCTGTGGCCGGCGGGGTTGCTCGTCGGCAGCGTTCTCGTCGGCCTGACCGGCACGCTCGCCACCCGCAAGGCGGTGAACGAGCCGCCGGTCAGCGTGCTGCGCGACGCCTGA
- a CDS encoding ATP-binding cassette domain-containing protein produces MKEGKVDQVVLRASGLGKQVSSPEGPLTILDDVDLEIRAGESVALVGPSGAGKTTLLALLAGLDRPSSGAVWLCGEDLTALDEDGRARLRGKSVGFVFQSFHLVPSLTAIENVMLPLELAGDAQVRERAREALASVGLERRLSHYPKQLSGGEKQRVAIARAFVRRPQVLFADEPTGNLDTASGARVADLLFGLNRQAGTTLVLVTHERSLAGRCDRIVEIDGGRLVS; encoded by the coding sequence ATAAAGGAAGGCAAGGTCGATCAGGTCGTGCTGCGGGCTTCAGGGCTCGGCAAACAGGTTAGCAGCCCGGAAGGGCCGCTGACCATTCTCGACGACGTCGACCTCGAGATACGCGCCGGTGAAAGCGTTGCGCTGGTGGGCCCTTCCGGAGCCGGCAAGACCACGCTGCTCGCGCTGCTGGCCGGCCTCGACCGGCCTTCCAGTGGTGCCGTATGGCTATGCGGCGAGGACCTCACGGCGCTCGATGAAGACGGTCGCGCGCGGCTGCGCGGCAAGAGCGTCGGCTTCGTATTCCAGTCGTTTCACCTTGTTCCATCCCTGACCGCGATCGAGAACGTCATGCTGCCGCTGGAGCTTGCCGGCGATGCGCAGGTTCGCGAGCGAGCGCGCGAGGCACTCGCCTCGGTCGGCCTCGAACGGCGCCTGTCGCACTACCCGAAACAGCTCTCCGGCGGCGAGAAGCAACGGGTTGCCATCGCCCGCGCCTTCGTGCGGCGGCCACAGGTGCTGTTTGCGGACGAGCCGACCGGCAACCTCGACACGGCAAGTGGCGCGCGCGTCGCTGACCTGCTCTTCGGACTGAACCGGCAGGCCGGGACCACGCTGGTGCTGGTCACCCACGAGCGCTCGCTCGCCGGGCGCTGCGACCGCATCGTGGAGATCGACGGCGGCCGGCTGGTGTCATGA
- a CDS encoding arylesterase encodes MAACQSAFAADAGRTLLVIGDSLSAGFGLEPGQGWVALLQDRLEAEGYGYRVVNASITGDTTTGGVGRLPRALQLHRPAVVVIELGGNDGLRGTPIPVIRDNMAEMIRLAQQAQARVVLAGLKMPPNYGERYTSAFEAMYAELAARHGVALIDFFMDGVALNPRFMQPDGIHPNAAGQARLLENAWPVIEKQLRATSGRH; translated from the coding sequence ATGGCCGCCTGCCAGAGCGCGTTCGCCGCGGACGCCGGGCGGACGTTGCTGGTGATCGGCGATAGCCTGAGCGCCGGTTTTGGCCTGGAACCCGGACAGGGCTGGGTCGCGCTGTTGCAGGACCGGCTGGAGGCCGAAGGGTACGGGTATCGCGTAGTGAATGCCAGCATCACCGGCGACACCACCACCGGCGGTGTCGGGCGTCTGCCGCGGGCCCTGCAGCTGCATCGGCCGGCCGTCGTGGTGATCGAGCTCGGCGGCAACGACGGGCTGCGCGGCACGCCCATCCCGGTGATCCGCGACAACATGGCCGAGATGATCCGTCTCGCACAGCAGGCGCAAGCCCGCGTGGTGCTCGCCGGCCTGAAAATGCCCCCCAATTACGGGGAGCGTTACACCTCCGCGTTCGAGGCGATGTACGCGGAGTTGGCCGCCAGACACGGTGTCGCGCTGATCGATTTTTTCATGGACGGTGTGGCGCTGAACCCGCGCTTCATGCAGCCGGACGGCATCCATCCGAATGCCGCCGGCCAGGCGCGGCTGCTGGAGAACGCATGGCCGGTGATCGAGAAGCAGCTGCGCGCGACTTCGGGTCGGCACTGA
- a CDS encoding SDR family oxidoreductase, translating to MILLTGATGKTGSETARALAAKGAKVRALVRNAEKATALKAAGIELASGDVTDPASVTRAMADVERLLILLPNSQRQLELEKQLVDLARQAGVRHIVKMSSMEAVAAARSPIPRAHWAAEEYIRASGLAWTMIKPNFFMQNLLGSAKSIKESKSFSLPMGDGRTAMADARDIGAVTAEALAGTGHEGKGYEITGPELLSFHQVAERFSEVLGTTIRYVPADPAAYLAILKRVLPNEWHANAVSELFREIAEGEAPHVTDTFTRLMGRKPISLAQFLRDHSGAFR from the coding sequence ATGATTCTGCTGACAGGCGCGACCGGCAAGACCGGCAGCGAGACCGCCAGGGCGCTCGCGGCGAAGGGCGCGAAAGTGCGGGCGCTGGTACGCAACGCCGAGAAAGCGACGGCGTTGAAAGCGGCCGGCATCGAACTCGCGTCCGGCGATGTAACCGATCCTGCCAGCGTCACGCGCGCAATGGCCGATGTCGAGCGATTGCTGATCCTGTTGCCGAACAGCCAGCGCCAGCTCGAACTCGAAAAACAGCTCGTCGACCTGGCCAGGCAGGCCGGTGTGCGTCACATCGTCAAGATGTCTTCGATGGAGGCCGTTGCCGCGGCGCGCTCGCCCATTCCGCGGGCGCATTGGGCGGCCGAGGAATACATCCGCGCCTCCGGCCTGGCGTGGACCATGATCAAGCCCAATTTCTTCATGCAGAACCTGCTCGGAAGCGCGAAATCGATCAAGGAGAGCAAGTCGTTTTCGCTGCCGATGGGTGATGGCAGGACAGCCATGGCCGACGCCCGCGACATCGGTGCCGTCACGGCCGAGGCGCTCGCTGGCACCGGCCACGAAGGCAAGGGCTACGAGATCACGGGGCCGGAGCTGCTCAGCTTTCACCAGGTTGCCGAGCGGTTCAGCGAGGTACTGGGGACGACGATCCGCTACGTCCCGGCCGACCCCGCCGCGTATCTCGCGATCCTCAAGCGGGTGCTGCCCAACGAATGGCACGCCAACGCGGTTTCAGAACTCTTCCGCGAAATCGCCGAGGGCGAAGCTCCGCACGTCACCGACACGTTCACGCGCCTGATGGGGCGCAAGCCGATCTCGCTCGCGCAGTTCCTTCGCGATCACAGCGGGGCGTTCCGGTAG
- the pyrF gene encoding orotidine-5'-phosphate decarboxylase has protein sequence MTSHTTIDVRDRLIFAMDVPDPTQARQLAGRLGDAVRFYKLGLELMTSGGYFELLDWLVARGNKVFADLKFFDVPATVGAAVRGLARHGATFATVHGNQAIMEAAAAAKGELKILAVTVLTSLDRGDLDDLGFACDVEKLVLSRARRALEAGCDGVVASGLELPALRRAVDRRLLVVTPGIRPVENRPTDDQKRVVTVEQAFRDGADHIVVGRPIRDATDPRKAAEAIQDTIAAACAA, from the coding sequence GTGACCAGCCACACCACGATCGATGTCCGCGATCGCCTGATATTCGCGATGGACGTGCCCGACCCGACGCAGGCGCGGCAACTCGCCGGGCGCCTCGGCGACGCGGTGCGCTTCTACAAGCTCGGCCTGGAGCTCATGACCTCCGGTGGCTATTTCGAGTTGCTCGACTGGCTGGTCGCGCGCGGCAACAAGGTGTTCGCCGACCTGAAGTTTTTCGATGTGCCGGCCACGGTCGGGGCGGCAGTACGCGGGCTCGCCCGGCACGGGGCGACGTTTGCGACGGTTCACGGCAACCAGGCCATCATGGAAGCGGCTGCCGCCGCGAAGGGCGAATTGAAGATTCTCGCGGTCACGGTGCTTACCAGCCTCGACCGCGGCGATCTCGACGACCTCGGCTTCGCCTGCGACGTCGAGAAACTCGTGCTGTCCCGCGCCCGCCGCGCGCTCGAGGCGGGCTGCGATGGCGTGGTTGCTTCCGGGCTCGAGTTACCGGCGCTGCGCCGCGCGGTGGACCGGCGCCTGTTGGTGGTGACTCCCGGCATACGCCCGGTCGAGAACCGGCCAACGGACGACCAGAAGCGCGTCGTCACCGTGGAACAGGCCTTTCGCGACGGCGCGGACCACATCGTGGTCGGGCGGCCGATCCGCGATGCCACCGACCCGCGCAAAGCGGCGGAAGCCATCCAGGATACGATCGCCGCGGCCTGCGCAGCGTGA
- a CDS encoding deoxyguanosinetriphosphate triphosphohydrolase has protein sequence MDGRSKRPGAASPRATTARDQHIDSVATPPRPRRSAQNQRKLPGPVPAVSGHRVTVPAHPCAASEATSRGRRYPESPHPYRGMFQRDRDRIVHCAAFRRLVYKTQVFVNHEGDLYRTRLTHSLEVAQIARTVAAGLGLEPHLTEAICLAHDLGHTPFGHSGQEALNRCMRPWGGFEHNLQSLRVVDEIEQRYLAFPGLNLTFETREGILKHCSQANAVQLGELGRRFIERRQPSLEAQLANVADEIAYSNHDMDDGLRAGLLRIVDLEEVALFRRHFSRLRAAHRRGGRRILIHETVRRMIDHVVTDLIETSRCNIAGAAAASLEAVRARRQPLIGLSGEVRREHEELKAFLRQRLYRHERVVAMNRRARSILAALFDRYLDDPKAMPKEHATRALAWQRRDGQAGRARAVADYVSGMTDRYAVSAYRRLVDPHLEW, from the coding sequence ATGGACGGCCGTAGCAAGCGTCCCGGCGCAGCGTCTCCGCGAGCCACCACCGCGCGGGATCAACACATCGACTCCGTCGCGACGCCGCCCCGTCCGCGCAGGTCGGCGCAGAACCAAAGAAAACTGCCTGGGCCTGTTCCTGCCGTCAGCGGGCACAGGGTGACGGTCCCCGCGCACCCCTGCGCGGCGAGCGAAGCGACCAGTCGCGGGCGTCGTTACCCTGAGTCACCGCATCCCTACCGCGGGATGTTCCAGCGCGATCGCGACCGCATCGTGCACTGCGCCGCGTTTCGCCGGCTCGTGTACAAGACGCAGGTGTTCGTCAACCACGAGGGCGATCTGTACCGCACGCGCCTGACGCACTCGCTGGAAGTCGCACAGATCGCGCGCACCGTGGCTGCCGGCCTTGGCCTGGAGCCGCATCTCACCGAGGCGATCTGCCTGGCACACGATCTCGGCCACACGCCTTTCGGCCACTCCGGGCAGGAGGCACTCAACCGCTGCATGAGGCCCTGGGGCGGCTTCGAGCACAACCTGCAGTCGCTGCGCGTCGTCGACGAAATCGAACAGCGCTACCTGGCGTTTCCCGGCCTGAATCTGACCTTCGAAACCCGCGAGGGCATTCTCAAGCACTGCTCGCAGGCGAATGCAGTGCAGCTCGGCGAGCTGGGGCGACGCTTCATCGAGCGGCGCCAGCCGAGTCTCGAGGCGCAGCTTGCCAACGTCGCCGACGAGATCGCCTACAGCAATCACGACATGGACGACGGGTTGCGGGCGGGCCTGCTGCGCATCGTGGACCTGGAGGAGGTCGCGCTCTTCCGGCGCCATTTTTCGCGGCTTCGGGCCGCGCACCGGCGCGGCGGCCGCCGCATCCTGATCCACGAGACCGTGCGGCGGATGATCGATCATGTCGTCACGGATCTCATCGAGACCAGCCGCTGCAACATCGCGGGCGCAGCCGCCGCGTCGCTCGAGGCGGTGCGCGCCCGGCGCCAGCCGCTGATTGGGCTGAGCGGGGAGGTCCGGCGGGAGCACGAGGAGCTGAAGGCCTTTCTGCGCCAGCGCCTGTACCGGCACGAACGGGTGGTGGCGATGAACCGCCGCGCCAGGTCCATTCTCGCGGCGTTGTTCGACCGTTATCTCGATGACCCGAAAGCCATGCCGAAGGAGCACGCCACCCGCGCGCTCGCCTGGCAGCGCCGCGACGGGCAGGCGGGCCGGGCCCGGGCCGTTGCCGACTACGTTTCCGGCATGACCGACCGCTACGCGGTGTCCGCCTACCGGCGCCTGGTGGATCCGCACCTGGAGTGGTGA
- the aroB gene encoding 3-dehydroquinate synthase, with protein sequence MMTITVDLGERGYPIYIGSGLLGRAGLLDAHLRGRDALIVTNTTVGPLYEGRLRGMLTRGRVSSVILPDGEAHKNLVTTETVLDALVGHRIARDGVVLALGGGVVGDIAGFAAAIYQRGIDFIQVPTTLLAQVDSSVGGKTGVNHPGGKNLVGAFHQPLCVLSDSDTLHTLPDRELSAGLAEVAKCALIADGRFCAWLEEHAGALLAREAGAMHQVIRRSCELKAEIVAGDERERGRRALLNFGHTFGHAIEVCAGYGEWLHGEAVAAGMAMAARFSHRLGLLPAPDVGRVTGLLQQLKLPVQPPRVHPEEFLAAMAMDKKVLAGQIRLVLLPVIGNARVTAEFPIQELQGFVRAEVAS encoded by the coding sequence ATGATGACCATCACCGTCGATCTCGGTGAGCGCGGCTACCCGATCTATATCGGTAGCGGGTTGCTCGGCCGTGCGGGACTCCTCGACGCGCACCTGCGCGGCCGTGATGCGCTGATCGTGACCAACACCACGGTTGGCCCGCTCTACGAGGGGCGGTTGCGCGGCATGCTGACCAGGGGGCGGGTCAGCTCCGTGATCCTTCCCGATGGCGAGGCACACAAGAATCTCGTCACCACCGAAACCGTGCTCGACGCGCTCGTCGGTCATCGCATCGCGCGCGATGGCGTTGTGCTCGCGCTGGGCGGCGGGGTTGTCGGCGACATCGCCGGATTCGCGGCCGCGATCTACCAGCGGGGCATCGACTTCATCCAGGTGCCCACGACACTGCTGGCCCAGGTGGACTCCTCGGTTGGTGGCAAAACTGGTGTCAATCATCCGGGCGGCAAGAACCTGGTCGGCGCGTTCCACCAGCCGCTGTGTGTACTCTCCGATTCCGACACCCTGCACACGCTGCCCGACCGGGAGCTGTCGGCCGGCCTGGCCGAGGTGGCGAAATGCGCGCTGATCGCGGATGGGCGGTTCTGCGCCTGGCTCGAGGAACATGCCGGGGCGCTGCTCGCGCGCGAGGCCGGCGCCATGCACCAGGTGATTCGCCGTTCCTGCGAGCTGAAGGCCGAGATCGTGGCGGGCGACGAGCGTGAGCGCGGCCGCCGGGCGCTGCTCAACTTCGGCCATACCTTCGGCCACGCAATCGAGGTCTGTGCCGGCTACGGCGAGTGGCTGCACGGCGAGGCGGTGGCGGCCGGCATGGCCATGGCGGCACGCTTCTCGCATCGCCTCGGGCTGCTGCCGGCGCCAGACGTCGGGCGCGTCACCGGCCTGCTGCAGCAGTTGAAACTCCCCGTGCAGCCGCCCAGGGTGCATCCGGAGGAGTTCCTCGCCGCGATGGCGATGGACAAGAAAGTGCTCGCCGGCCAGATCCGGCTGGTACTGCTGCCGGTGATCGGCAACGCGCGCGTGACGGCCGAGTTCCCGATCCAGGAATTGCAGGGCTTCGTGCGTGCCGAAGTCGCGTCGTAA
- the aroK gene encoding shikimate kinase AroK has protein sequence MEATTSIFLIGPMGAGKSAIGRKLAEELGLEFLDSDEVIEARTGVDIPYIFEREGEAGFRARERQVLDELTQRSRIVLATGGGAAQDSVNRRHLAARGRVVYLHASVDQQLRRTRGGAARPMLKGGDPREILEALMAVREPQYREIADLTVETDGRRISAVTREIRRRLAEPGTNET, from the coding sequence ATGGAAGCCACCACCAGCATTTTTCTGATCGGGCCGATGGGTGCCGGCAAGTCGGCGATCGGGCGCAAGCTCGCCGAGGAGCTCGGCCTGGAGTTCCTCGACAGCGACGAGGTGATCGAGGCCCGCACCGGGGTGGATATTCCCTACATCTTCGAGCGCGAGGGCGAGGCGGGTTTCCGCGCGCGCGAGCGGCAGGTGCTCGATGAGCTCACGCAGCGCTCCCGTATCGTGCTGGCCACCGGCGGCGGCGCGGCCCAGGACTCCGTCAACCGCAGGCACCTGGCTGCGCGCGGGCGGGTCGTCTATCTGCATGCCTCCGTGGATCAGCAGCTACGGCGCACGCGCGGCGGCGCCGCGCGGCCAATGCTCAAGGGTGGCGACCCGCGGGAGATCCTCGAAGCGCTGATGGCTGTGCGCGAGCCGCAGTACCGGGAGATCGCCGACCTGACGGTGGAGACCGACGGCCGGCGCATCAGCGCCGTTACGCGGGAGATCCGCCGCCGCCTCGCCGAGCCGGGAACGAACGAAACGTAA
- a CDS encoding Ig-like domain-containing protein, with product MKKLRSILVLVAAALALASCGSDDNTILSPGGGAGAGTAVGSVQIVANSMQLPSDQTGASKVALTVIVRDANNNAIANAPVSMSVTSGQILPPAPTDASGTTTAELSNGLDPTNRTITVSATAGASATSSGVTSTININVVGTTLVVTGPTALALNNSGQYTAVLKDSEGAGIAGQTITFTSANGNAVAPPSAVTSSSGNAATTLTAGNGGAGNSDTLTAAALGLSATFSVSISGDAFGFIAPAAGAEVNLNVPQVVQVRWLQNGSPVADGSAVQFSSTRGTVSGVTATSGGVAQATVTSTTAGSAVITARDPATNTTATLNLEFVATVPATLDLQASPFTVPAGAQSSLTAVVRDANQQLVKNASVQFQIVSDTSGSPGVSPGTDLTDSLGTAQSVYTAGSNATAQNGVVIRAYIGPAGAPIAEDTVQLTVAQQALFISLGTGNDIFEPTTATFAKEWNIIVTDAVGNAVANKPVQVSLNSTEYRKGALLLVSGSGWSSGGEGVNYARCPDEDLNRNGILDLGEDLNSSGRLEAGNVATVAAVPSNAAASNPCAAAGAGGTSAQVTTNTQGLARVCVIYPQDHNLWVMARIEAKASVSGTEFARSQTFLLDAKAEDLNNENASPPGVFSPFGTVPDCSNTN from the coding sequence ATGAAGAAACTGCGAAGTATTTTGGTGTTGGTAGCGGCAGCGCTCGCGCTCGCATCCTGCGGGAGCGACGACAACACGATCCTGAGCCCGGGCGGCGGTGCCGGAGCGGGCACGGCGGTCGGGTCGGTGCAGATCGTCGCGAATTCGATGCAACTGCCCTCGGATCAGACCGGTGCCTCCAAGGTCGCGCTGACCGTCATTGTGCGCGACGCCAACAACAATGCGATTGCGAACGCACCCGTGTCGATGAGCGTGACGTCCGGCCAGATACTTCCGCCGGCACCCACGGACGCCAGCGGTACGACTACTGCGGAGCTGAGCAACGGCCTCGATCCGACCAACCGCACGATTACGGTTTCCGCAACGGCCGGCGCTTCGGCGACGTCGTCCGGTGTCACTTCGACCATCAATATCAACGTCGTCGGTACGACTCTCGTGGTCACCGGCCCCACCGCGCTGGCACTGAACAACTCGGGCCAGTACACCGCGGTCCTCAAGGATTCCGAGGGCGCGGGCATCGCCGGGCAGACGATTACCTTCACATCGGCGAACGGCAATGCGGTGGCGCCACCGAGCGCAGTGACCAGTTCCTCGGGCAATGCCGCGACGACCCTGACCGCCGGTAATGGCGGCGCCGGCAACAGCGACACCCTGACCGCGGCGGCCCTCGGTCTTTCGGCGACCTTCAGCGTCAGCATCTCCGGTGACGCCTTCGGGTTCATCGCGCCGGCAGCCGGGGCCGAAGTGAACCTCAATGTCCCGCAGGTGGTCCAGGTGCGCTGGCTGCAGAACGGTTCGCCGGTGGCCGACGGCAGCGCGGTCCAGTTCTCCAGCACGCGTGGCACCGTTTCCGGGGTCACGGCGACCTCCGGCGGTGTCGCGCAGGCAACGGTGACCAGCACGACGGCGGGCAGCGCAGTGATCACGGCCCGCGACCCGGCGACGAACACGACCGCGACGCTGAACCTGGAGTTCGTGGCCACCGTGCCGGCGACGCTGGATCTGCAGGCCTCTCCCTTCACGGTGCCGGCCGGCGCACAAAGCTCCCTGACGGCCGTGGTGCGTGACGCCAATCAGCAGTTGGTCAAGAACGCCTCGGTCCAGTTCCAGATCGTCAGCGATACCAGCGGCAGCCCAGGCGTGTCGCCCGGTACGGATCTCACCGACAGCCTCGGCACCGCGCAGAGTGTCTACACGGCTGGCTCCAACGCGACGGCCCAGAACGGCGTCGTCATCCGCGCCTATATCGGACCTGCCGGGGCGCCGATCGCGGAGGATACGGTGCAGTTGACGGTGGCTCAGCAAGCCCTGTTCATTTCGCTCGGTACCGGTAACGACATTTTCGAGCCGACCACCGCGACGTTCGCGAAGGAGTGGAACATCATCGTCACCGACGCCGTCGGTAACGCAGTGGCCAACAAGCCCGTGCAGGTCAGCCTGAATTCGACCGAGTATCGCAAGGGCGCGCTCCTGCTCGTGAGCGGCTCGGGTTGGTCCAGCGGCGGCGAGGGCGTGAACTACGCTCGCTGTCCGGACGAGGACCTCAATCGTAATGGCATCCTCGACCTGGGGGAGGACCTGAACTCCAGCGGTCGTCTCGAGGCCGGCAACGTGGCGACCGTCGCCGCGGTGCCGAGCAACGCGGCGGCGAGCAATCCCTGTGCTGCGGCCGGTGCCGGTGGCACCTCGGCACAGGTCACGACCAACACCCAGGGTCTGGCGCGCGTGTGCGTGATCTATCCGCAGGACCACAATCTGTGGGTCATGGCGCGGATCGAAGCCAAGGCCAGCGTTTCTGGCACCGAGTTCGCCCGCTCGCAAACCTTCCTGCTCGATGCGAAAGCCGAAGACCTGAATAACGAGAACGCATCTCCGCCCGGAGTCTTCAGCCCGTTCGGAACCGTTCCCGATTGTTCCAACACCAACTGA